The Granulicella sibirica genome has a segment encoding these proteins:
- a CDS encoding GAF domain-containing protein, whose amino-acid sequence MALRRALHRMTLLYNFEASLHVPLELDALLQLIPEKVRLTLECQAVHVWLFDNDVLTVVSSAGVDSSVSTGMQQAPGTGYVVDMAETGVSLRITDPADPRLQGRHREGSPPIFTAMLVPLIQDDAEIGVLEAVNPISGEPFRHEEEELFHTLSKDRQRCPGACWS is encoded by the coding sequence TTGGCGTTGCGCCGCGCGTTGCATCGGATGACATTACTTTACAACTTCGAAGCCTCCCTGCACGTTCCGCTTGAGCTCGACGCACTCTTGCAGCTAATTCCCGAGAAAGTGAGACTCACGCTGGAGTGCCAGGCTGTACATGTCTGGCTCTTCGACAACGATGTTTTGACCGTGGTGTCATCGGCCGGCGTCGACTCCTCCGTGAGCACCGGCATGCAGCAAGCGCCGGGCACGGGGTACGTGGTTGATATGGCGGAGACTGGCGTTTCCTTACGGATTACCGATCCAGCCGACCCACGGCTGCAGGGACGTCATCGGGAAGGTAGTCCGCCGATCTTCACGGCAATGCTTGTGCCGCTCATTCAAGACGACGCCGAGATCGGTGTCCTGGAGGCGGTAAATCCGATCTCCGGGGAACCCTTCCGGCATGAAGAGGAAGAGCTCTTCCACACCCTCTCCAAAGACCGTCAGCGATGTCCTGGGGCGTGCTGGTCATAG
- a CDS encoding winged helix-turn-helix domain-containing protein, with translation MSASQIRLLNLFIERPGDLISREDISARLWVDTRNIDVATGINTAINRLRSHLDDSPEAPAYIETVIGLGYRFIAVLEDDAAPEPAPHSVAPAGGDLLVAGSHTLLMVAEPSGGDSLDLRIPKSEIAEAMSQQTEVFFPANASAKALPLPEWIGSAPAVTKAFARSRQWKLILAVAGILLIGVAGWVAFTRFTTWRPMAQSPSADIPSSRNGAGLNPVTSQGKADPVSSAAVSPDGTRVAYGNHAGVLVHSFGGSDELLASRPAFEVSRISWSPDSKQLLVSGTDGSTGRHQVWRVPLVGSYPRLMISDADLATFSADGISIAYTREHDTEVWVAAADGRNPRKVESDATGSFPYLLWAFSGDHLLLDHIHAAPPSGLGLTSTTASLPPHGEEFYESVDSQSGALLDREADTTFRSGYVLRDGSVYFAVADAVSPVAGQTRLMRVLTDPKTGRFLEKPKVADSFGGYGRSLSASADGKRLALVLQRSFVDTFVADVRRPGPTLSGVRELSNKNVESYPHAWTPDGSAVLMEDASLGRWAIFAHPLDGSPAYLIAKTDDSAVLPQLTPDSRWVMFLQFSPNAPTANAILRAPAIGGVAEIVPTTGKLGDFSCSVQPGGTCVVRESLGNSELVYYALDPLKGMGQELARTPWHAILLGDWGVSPDGSTVAVVDHDTVHPGVKLLRLGTSPLQARDIPLAGFGTPLGAGWAADGRSLYVQCRTDDGFQLLDLDLRGAAKVLRKSTVPLWAIPSRDGKKIAFPGYSTSDNVWTQELSP, from the coding sequence ATGTCCGCGTCACAGATTCGGCTATTGAACCTGTTCATAGAGCGTCCCGGCGACTTGATCAGCCGGGAAGACATCAGCGCGCGGCTCTGGGTCGACACCCGCAACATAGACGTCGCCACAGGTATCAACACGGCGATCAATCGCCTTCGAAGCCATCTTGATGATTCGCCGGAAGCGCCCGCCTACATCGAAACCGTCATCGGCCTCGGCTATCGATTCATCGCAGTCCTCGAAGACGATGCTGCACCGGAACCTGCTCCCCACAGCGTGGCGCCAGCAGGTGGCGATCTCTTGGTAGCGGGCTCTCACACCTTATTGATGGTGGCGGAACCTTCAGGAGGTGACAGCCTCGACCTTCGAATCCCGAAGAGCGAGATCGCCGAGGCCATGAGCCAGCAGACCGAAGTTTTCTTCCCGGCAAACGCGTCTGCCAAGGCTTTGCCTCTACCAGAGTGGATCGGTTCGGCGCCTGCAGTTACAAAGGCTTTCGCTCGAAGCCGCCAATGGAAGTTGATTCTCGCCGTGGCTGGCATTCTCTTGATTGGCGTTGCAGGCTGGGTTGCTTTCACGCGATTCACCACATGGCGGCCGATGGCGCAGTCACCTAGCGCGGACATTCCCTCCAGCAGGAACGGGGCTGGGCTGAATCCGGTCACATCGCAGGGAAAAGCCGACCCGGTTTCATCCGCCGCAGTATCGCCGGACGGAACAAGAGTGGCTTACGGCAATCATGCCGGCGTCCTGGTCCACAGCTTCGGAGGCAGCGATGAGTTGCTTGCCTCCCGGCCCGCTTTCGAGGTGAGCCGCATCTCGTGGTCTCCGGATAGCAAACAACTCCTTGTAAGTGGAACCGATGGATCGACAGGTCGGCATCAGGTCTGGCGCGTGCCACTGGTTGGAAGCTATCCCCGTCTCATGATCTCCGATGCCGATCTCGCGACGTTTTCGGCGGATGGTATTTCGATCGCTTACACTCGCGAGCACGACACGGAAGTTTGGGTCGCTGCTGCGGACGGCCGGAACCCACGCAAAGTGGAAAGCGATGCCACCGGAAGTTTTCCATACCTCCTCTGGGCATTCTCGGGAGACCATCTGCTCCTCGATCACATCCATGCCGCACCGCCATCTGGTCTCGGGCTGACGTCGACGACTGCTTCGCTGCCACCTCATGGCGAAGAGTTCTATGAATCGGTCGACTCGCAATCAGGAGCCCTGTTGGACCGGGAGGCGGATACCACCTTCCGCTCTGGCTACGTTCTCCGAGATGGGAGTGTCTACTTTGCCGTCGCTGATGCGGTGAGCCCAGTCGCCGGCCAGACACGCCTGATGAGGGTTCTGACCGATCCCAAGACGGGACGCTTCTTGGAGAAGCCAAAGGTTGCGGACAGCTTTGGAGGGTACGGCAGGAGCCTCTCGGCATCTGCCGACGGTAAGAGGCTCGCACTCGTGCTGCAGCGATCGTTTGTCGACACCTTTGTTGCAGACGTGCGCCGTCCCGGCCCAACGCTTTCAGGAGTCAGGGAGCTCTCGAACAAGAACGTCGAGAGTTATCCGCATGCTTGGACTCCAGACGGGTCAGCGGTACTGATGGAAGACGCATCGCTTGGCAGATGGGCCATCTTCGCTCACCCTCTCGACGGATCACCAGCCTATCTGATTGCCAAAACGGATGACTCGGCTGTCTTGCCGCAACTGACACCAGACTCACGCTGGGTCATGTTTCTTCAGTTCAGTCCAAACGCGCCAACCGCGAATGCCATCTTACGAGCTCCTGCGATCGGTGGCGTTGCGGAAATCGTCCCGACCACAGGGAAACTGGGAGATTTCAGTTGCTCCGTGCAGCCCGGTGGAACCTGCGTGGTCCGAGAGTCGCTAGGCAACTCGGAATTGGTGTACTACGCCCTGGACCCGCTGAAAGGCATGGGACAGGAACTCGCGCGCACACCATGGCACGCGATTCTGCTTGGTGACTGGGGTGTTTCTCCGGACGGATCCACGGTCGCAGTCGTCGATCACGATACGGTCCATCCAGGCGTAAAACTTCTTCGCTTGGGTACCTCTCCTTTGCAGGCCCGCGATATTCCCCTGGCGGGATTTGGCACACCTCTTGGAGCGGGGTGGGCTGCCGATGGCCGTTCGCTGTATGTGCAATGCAGGACAGATGATGGCTTCCAATTGCTCGACTTGGACCTGCGTGGAGCAGCAAAGGTCCTGCGCAAGAGTACGGTGCCTCTCTGGGCCATCCCCTCACGCGATGGCAAAAAAATTGCTTTCCCAGGTTACTCAACGAGCGACAACGTGTGGACTCAGGAACTCTCTCCCTAG
- a CDS encoding CHAT domain-containing protein, producing the protein MSRLISSALSCALSFALASSFAAAQGPPQPGPDWPADLQKQEKKLVFDLGMEEKRHDIKFMTIHALELGDLFGKMSDWNAVIFWLRPLVALNAGNPAAQAAVLNNLATAQINLSQTNDALANLQQSLTIWQSQSGKPAQVNQAKTLRNLGRVYSLLYDYDKAEDSLKQGLALSIAAGNKLEQTADTESLGVLRTEKGDLQGGVTLLTQALAMARELKNQAAEGTALINLGAAQVALGQDDQAKQAFQAALTIEQAINNPFSEANALNNLATINSRQGDYKLALQQYDAALAIYRRTGRKGYVATALANEGFVNMTLGNREKAAAFYQEGLVIARDAGNRTAQAQVDAGLGMLYQGTDNNKAIQYYGQALPLAKAQPLLEAAIFARLCVVTRTSQPTLAIFFGKQAVNDIERVRQNITTMTDEVKNSFLDRRDAGLMPITDYYRNLAQLLAQQNRLSEAQQVLGLLKQQEFASYTDSLPPTTSSAQPEITPTPPPTPRSPTRSGVDHSRPPSTAAANATPSTVAEEQAQKDYEQATAQIVTIAERFATLKGLASRTPDQEQEYQRLAAQLSKADQGTEALYKRLYVAFGTGANANKLVGSVKSDVTSLTQNLALMPRTVALYTIVGDTTYTIILVTASISVVRTYPIGRTDLEKRVDDFRAALQEPELDPHSLGKELYDILIGPIQRELAQAHAQTLVWVLDGKLRYLPMNALYDGKQYLIKNYQSVGMLPIDFPHMTEKPDMTHINISGMGISAKYDSKLDPLPGVVDELNQIVKDPSVKGSNGIIPGTLLINSSFTERAFEDQLRSRHLVVHIASHFVAGKDGLPDYLLLAGKDQPTEGYHLTVFEFLHNQKLGLRDTELLTLSACDTGLFGKTRDGREVDGLATIAQEKGAKSVISSLWNVRDTSTSTLMADFYQRWVAGHGKVQKVEALRQAQIDLLDGKSGPDFSHPFFWAPFVLVGNWQ; encoded by the coding sequence ATGTCCCGTCTGATTTCATCGGCCCTTAGCTGTGCACTGTCCTTCGCCCTCGCCTCTTCGTTCGCAGCAGCCCAGGGGCCCCCGCAACCCGGCCCAGACTGGCCCGCCGACCTGCAGAAGCAGGAAAAGAAGCTCGTCTTTGACCTCGGCATGGAGGAGAAAAGGCACGACATCAAGTTCATGACGATCCATGCCTTGGAGCTTGGCGATCTCTTCGGCAAGATGTCGGACTGGAATGCTGTCATCTTCTGGCTCCGTCCGCTCGTTGCTCTCAATGCCGGCAATCCCGCCGCCCAGGCAGCTGTCCTCAACAACCTCGCCACGGCCCAGATCAACCTCAGCCAGACGAACGATGCCCTCGCCAACCTCCAGCAGTCCCTCACCATCTGGCAGTCGCAATCGGGCAAACCTGCCCAGGTCAATCAGGCAAAGACCCTCCGGAACCTGGGCCGGGTCTATAGCCTCCTGTACGACTACGACAAGGCAGAAGACAGTCTCAAGCAGGGCCTCGCTCTTTCGATCGCCGCAGGCAACAAGTTGGAGCAGACCGCCGACACCGAAAGTCTCGGTGTCCTCCGCACGGAGAAGGGAGACCTTCAGGGTGGCGTCACCCTTCTCACCCAGGCCCTCGCCATGGCGCGCGAGCTCAAAAACCAAGCCGCCGAAGGCACCGCGCTGATCAATCTTGGCGCGGCCCAGGTCGCCCTCGGCCAGGACGATCAGGCCAAACAGGCCTTCCAGGCTGCCCTCACCATCGAGCAGGCGATCAACAATCCATTCAGCGAAGCGAATGCCCTCAACAACCTCGCCACCATCAACAGCCGTCAGGGAGACTACAAGCTCGCCCTCCAGCAGTACGACGCCGCTCTCGCCATCTATCGCAGAACCGGACGCAAGGGCTACGTTGCCACGGCACTCGCCAACGAGGGTTTCGTCAACATGACATTGGGCAATCGCGAGAAGGCCGCCGCGTTTTATCAGGAGGGTCTCGTCATCGCCCGGGACGCCGGCAATCGTACCGCGCAGGCACAGGTCGACGCCGGACTCGGAATGCTCTATCAGGGGACCGACAACAACAAGGCCATCCAGTATTACGGCCAGGCACTCCCCCTCGCCAAGGCCCAACCTCTGCTCGAAGCCGCCATCTTCGCTCGCCTCTGCGTGGTCACTCGAACTTCCCAACCCACACTAGCCATCTTCTTCGGCAAGCAGGCCGTGAACGACATCGAGCGGGTCCGCCAGAACATCACCACCATGACCGACGAGGTCAAGAACAGCTTCCTTGACCGGCGCGATGCGGGCCTCATGCCAATCACCGACTACTATCGCAACCTCGCCCAGCTTCTCGCGCAGCAGAACCGCCTGTCCGAAGCCCAACAGGTGCTCGGTCTGCTCAAGCAACAGGAGTTTGCGAGCTACACCGATTCACTTCCACCCACAACCTCATCAGCCCAACCGGAGATAACGCCAACTCCTCCCCCGACTCCGCGGTCACCCACCCGCTCTGGAGTCGATCACAGTCGGCCACCATCGACTGCCGCAGCGAATGCCACGCCGTCCACCGTCGCGGAGGAGCAGGCGCAGAAAGACTACGAACAAGCCACCGCCCAGATTGTCACCATTGCAGAACGCTTTGCCACCCTAAAGGGTCTTGCCTCTCGCACGCCAGACCAGGAGCAGGAGTATCAGCGTCTCGCCGCTCAACTTAGTAAGGCGGATCAAGGCACCGAGGCCCTCTACAAGCGCCTCTACGTCGCCTTCGGGACAGGAGCCAATGCCAACAAACTCGTGGGCTCGGTCAAAAGTGACGTCACTTCTCTTACCCAGAACCTCGCCCTCATGCCGCGCACCGTTGCGCTTTACACCATCGTCGGCGACACGACCTACACTATCATCCTGGTCACCGCGTCGATCAGTGTCGTTCGTACCTACCCCATCGGCCGGACAGACCTTGAAAAGCGGGTCGATGACTTCCGCGCCGCTCTCCAGGAGCCCGAGTTAGACCCACATTCGCTCGGCAAAGAGCTTTACGATATCCTCATCGGACCCATCCAGAGAGAGCTTGCGCAGGCCCACGCTCAGACTCTCGTTTGGGTTCTGGATGGCAAGCTTCGCTATCTCCCGATGAATGCGCTCTACGATGGGAAACAGTACCTCATCAAAAACTACCAGTCCGTCGGCATGCTCCCCATCGACTTCCCCCACATGACAGAAAAACCCGACATGACCCACATCAACATCAGTGGCATGGGGATATCAGCCAAGTACGACAGTAAGCTCGATCCACTGCCTGGCGTTGTCGACGAACTGAATCAGATCGTCAAAGACCCGTCCGTTAAGGGATCTAACGGAATCATCCCGGGTACGCTCCTCATCAACTCCAGCTTTACCGAGCGCGCCTTCGAGGACCAGCTCAGAAGCAGGCATCTCGTGGTACATATCGCCAGTCATTTCGTCGCAGGCAAAGACGGCCTCCCAGACTACCTCTTGCTCGCAGGCAAAGATCAGCCCACAGAGGGCTACCACCTCACCGTATTCGAGTTTCTCCACAACCAGAAGCTCGGTCTGCGTGACACCGAACTCCTCACTCTGTCCGCCTGCGACACGGGCCTCTTCGGCAAGACCAGGGATGGTCGCGAGGTCGATGGCCTCGCCACCATCGCGCAGGAGAAGGGTGCCAAATCCGTCATCTCTTCCCTCTGGAATGTCAGAGACACAAGCACCAGCACGCTCATGGCAGACTTCTACCAGCGCTGGGTCGCCGGCCATGGCAAGGTCCAGAAGGTCGAAGCTCTCCGCCAGGCCCAGATCGATCTCCTTGACGGGAAGAGCGGCCCCGACTTCTCCCACCCTTTCTTCTGGGCTCCCTTCGTCCTCGTCGGAAACTGGCAATAG
- a CDS encoding ABC transporter substrate-binding protein: MERERARSRVCLLLLFLLAGCRPHKEPPGSVTMIIESSPNNLDLRQGTDAQSERVGGLIFDALVRKDEHFVLQPWLATSWDRPDPLTWVFHLRDGVRFHDGRPLEAEDVAWTIRSLLNGTVTSSKSGSFATVDHIETPDRLTVVVKTRRPDSGLLFNMSDGLFGVVPSGAGKDFGLHPIGSGPFRFVSQVQDKEVVLERNPSYWHPEPDPPAGGQRIEHVRFPVVPDAITTALELKRGSADIESNVVTLDMVHALEQAPNLEVEAAPSSVAIYTTLNVLDPSLKDRRVRQAIALAIDKPAIIQALWRGKARPANTLLPEGHWAAAGPSEIPMYTHDPERAKSLLDEAGFPAGPDGMRLHITLKTSTDETTRLLAAVLQQQMREVGIDLSIRSAEFGTFYADITKGAFQMYALRWIGSNEDPDIFRYAYATASFPPKGGNRGHYSNPRVDALIAQASAETDEAKRRAAYVEIQRIVAEDMPVIPLWYPTNEVVHTRRIEGVRPRGSGTFDFLRDSWIR, encoded by the coding sequence ATGGAGCGTGAACGGGCGCGCTCGCGTGTGTGCCTTCTTCTGCTCTTCCTCCTTGCAGGCTGCCGCCCCCACAAGGAGCCACCCGGCTCCGTCACCATGATTATCGAGTCGAGCCCGAACAACCTCGATCTCCGCCAAGGGACCGACGCGCAATCCGAGCGGGTCGGCGGCCTCATCTTCGACGCGCTCGTCCGCAAGGATGAGCACTTCGTCCTGCAGCCCTGGCTCGCCACAAGCTGGGATCGCCCGGACCCGCTTACCTGGGTGTTCCACCTGCGCGACGGCGTCCGCTTTCACGACGGCCGCCCGCTCGAAGCCGAGGACGTTGCGTGGACGATCCGCAGCCTGCTCAACGGCACGGTCACCTCGTCGAAGAGCGGAAGCTTCGCCACAGTCGACCATATCGAGACGCCCGACCGGTTGACTGTCGTCGTCAAGACCAGACGCCCTGACTCGGGCCTCCTGTTCAACATGAGCGACGGCCTCTTCGGCGTCGTCCCAAGCGGCGCAGGAAAGGACTTTGGCCTGCACCCCATCGGCTCTGGCCCGTTCCGTTTCGTCAGCCAGGTCCAGGATAAGGAGGTCGTCCTCGAGCGCAACCCCAGCTACTGGCACCCCGAGCCCGACCCTCCGGCGGGCGGCCAGAGAATCGAACATGTGCGCTTCCCCGTGGTTCCGGACGCCATCACGACCGCTCTCGAACTCAAGCGCGGCTCAGCCGACATCGAAAGCAACGTCGTCACGCTCGACATGGTGCACGCTCTCGAGCAGGCACCGAACCTGGAGGTTGAGGCCGCGCCAAGTTCCGTTGCTATTTACACGACGCTGAATGTCCTGGACCCTTCCCTCAAGGACCGTCGTGTTCGTCAGGCTATTGCGCTCGCGATCGACAAGCCCGCGATCATCCAGGCACTATGGCGCGGCAAAGCGCGCCCGGCGAATACGCTTCTCCCTGAGGGACACTGGGCCGCCGCCGGACCCAGCGAAATCCCCATGTATACGCATGACCCCGAACGGGCAAAGAGTCTCCTGGACGAAGCTGGCTTCCCTGCCGGCCCAGACGGCATGCGACTTCACATCACGCTGAAGACCTCGACCGATGAAACCACTCGCCTGCTCGCTGCCGTGCTGCAGCAGCAGATGCGCGAGGTCGGGATCGACTTATCGATCCGCTCGGCCGAGTTTGGCACCTTCTACGCCGATATCACGAAGGGAGCCTTCCAGATGTACGCGTTGCGCTGGATCGGAAGCAACGAGGACCCGGACATCTTCCGCTACGCCTACGCCACCGCAAGTTTCCCGCCAAAGGGGGGTAACCGCGGACACTACTCGAACCCGCGTGTCGACGCACTTATAGCCCAGGCCTCGGCCGAGACCGACGAAGCGAAGCGCAGGGCGGCCTACGTCGAGATTCAAAGGATTGTGGCCGAAGATATGCCCGTCATCCCGCTCTGGTACCCCACCAATGAGGTCGTCCATACGCGCCGCATCGAGGGTGTCAGGCCTAGAGGGTCCGGCACGTTTGATTTTCTGCGAGATTCCTGGATTCGCTGA
- a CDS encoding anhydro-N-acetylmuramic acid kinase, translated as MVQAKSGAMIVAGIMSGTSADGVDVAVCRISSAADGRPKIKLIGFTEYPYKPEVRRAVLAAMNAEAMSVANMSRLHWRLGSIYADAVEATAKKLGVKLALIGCHGQTIYHQGTPAKFLGEPVRATWQLGEPSVIAERLRVPVVSDFRPADLAAGGQAAPLVPKLDVTLFSHKTRSRILLNLGGIANLTAIPAGAGADAVMAFDTGPANMVIDACMERLFHKRFDSDGATGQRGRVLSEVVAALAKDPYFAATPPKSCGREEFGEAYVGRFLAVCEVSAGSKLKKQDIIATATALTADSIADAYRRFVWAHLGQRAPLARGIDLCIAGGGARNAFLMRLLRERFEPLGVTVRDMEELGVPAQAKEGVAFALLAWLTWNRLAGNVPAATGASRCVVLGKVTYGA; from the coding sequence GTGGTCCAGGCGAAGAGCGGCGCGATGATCGTGGCGGGCATCATGAGCGGAACCTCTGCCGACGGAGTGGATGTCGCTGTCTGCCGTATCTCGTCCGCAGCCGACGGCCGACCGAAGATCAAGCTGATCGGGTTTACCGAGTACCCTTACAAGCCTGAGGTCCGCCGCGCCGTTCTGGCCGCCATGAACGCTGAAGCGATGAGCGTTGCCAATATGAGCCGTCTGCACTGGAGGCTCGGGTCTATCTACGCGGATGCAGTCGAGGCCACGGCGAAAAAACTAGGGGTGAAGCTGGCACTCATCGGATGCCATGGACAGACGATCTACCACCAGGGCACGCCAGCGAAGTTTCTGGGCGAGCCGGTCCGAGCCACGTGGCAGCTCGGCGAGCCGTCCGTGATCGCCGAGCGGCTTCGCGTGCCGGTCGTCAGCGACTTCCGCCCGGCTGACCTGGCCGCGGGTGGACAGGCAGCACCTCTCGTCCCCAAGCTCGACGTGACGCTCTTCTCCCATAAGACGCGCAGCCGCATCCTCCTCAACCTCGGCGGTATCGCGAACCTCACCGCGATCCCCGCAGGCGCGGGTGCTGATGCTGTCATGGCCTTCGACACCGGCCCGGCCAACATGGTGATCGACGCCTGCATGGAACGGCTTTTCCACAAACGGTTCGACAGCGATGGCGCCACCGGTCAACGTGGACGGGTCTTGAGTGAGGTTGTCGCTGCCCTTGCGAAAGACCCGTACTTCGCGGCGACTCCGCCAAAGTCCTGCGGACGTGAAGAGTTCGGCGAAGCCTATGTCGGACGCTTCCTCGCGGTGTGCGAGGTGTCTGCCGGATCGAAGCTGAAGAAACAAGACATCATCGCCACGGCGACCGCGCTGACCGCGGATTCCATCGCCGACGCCTACCGCCGCTTCGTCTGGGCGCATCTCGGCCAGCGCGCGCCTCTTGCCCGAGGCATCGACCTCTGCATCGCGGGTGGGGGCGCACGAAATGCGTTCCTGATGCGTCTCCTGCGCGAGCGCTTCGAGCCGCTCGGCGTCACGGTGCGGGATATGGAGGAGTTGGGAGTTCCAGCGCAGGCCAAGGAAGGCGTGGCGTTCGCGCTCCTGGCGTGGCTCACCTGGAACCGCCTCGCCGGAAACGTTCCAGCGGCCACGGGAGCATCACGCTGCGTTGTTCTCGGCAAGGTGACCTATGGAGCGTGA